A stretch of DNA from Gimesia chilikensis:
TCCAGTCTTTCCAGCGCACCGCCTGATCGTAGCGGGCTCGGCAGTGGCCGTAGTCCCAGTACAGAAAGTCATGTTTCTCAGGCAGCGGTTTTCCCTGAAGCGTCTGCACGAGGGAGACGCCGTCGAGTTCTTTAGGAACCGGGGCAACCGCCAGTTCCGTAAATGTGGGCAGCATATCCTGGAAGGCGATGACTTCCTCATTAACTGTGTCTGCAGGAATCACGCCGGGCCAGCGGGCAATCAGAGGCACGCGGATGCCTCCTTCGGTGAGATCCCGTTTAAAACCCCGTAAGGGTCCGTTCGTCTGGAATCGTTTGGGAACTCCTTTATGTCCGCCATTATCGCTGGTGAAGATGATCAGCGTTCGCTCGCGTAGCTGGAGCTCATCCACCAGACGCATGATTCGTCCCACATCGCGATCCAGCCGATGGATCATCGCGGCATATTTTTTCGATTTGGCATCCCAGTCCCGGTCGGAGTAAGGTTCGGTCGAAGGGACTGCCAGCCCGTGCGGATCTTCCTCCTTCGCGGAGAAGTGGGGTACGGTATAAGCGGCATACAGGAAGAAGGGATCCGCAGTCGAAGTGCGAATGAATTTCAAAGCGCGATCGGTCAGCAGATCGTGACTGTATTGCTGACGCGATTCCCGGTTCCCCGTCAGCTCCAGGCGGCCTTCGTTATCGTCCAGGTACTCGGTGAAATAATAATGCGCGTGATCCTGGTTCAGATAGCCGAACCACATATCGAATCCCTGGTTCGTAGCTTGACCGACCGTGCCTGCATCGCCGAGCGACCATTTCCCCACGCCGCCACAGCGATAACCTGACTTCTTCAACACCTCAGCGATCGTTACATCGTCCGCCTGCAGGTAGGTCGGATAGTGGGGGATATTGTCCCGCGCAGGCGTATGCCCGTTATGCAGCCCGGTCATCAAGACGGCCCGTGAAGCCGTGCAAACCGAGGCCCCCGCGTAAGCCTGCGTGAACCGCATTCCCTGGGCGGCCAGCTGATCGATGTGCGGTGTCTGGATCAGTTTCTGTCCGTAGCAACCCAGATCACCATACCCCAGATCATCGGCCATGATGAAAATGATATTCGGACGCTGCTGCTCTGCGGCCTGTACCGCAGTCGGCACACTGAGCAGACAGATCATCAGCCAGAACACTACGGAGGCAAACGGAAATCGCAGTCCGCCGCTGATATTAGTGTTTAAGTTTCTGAGCGCTCGTATCGACATCCGCTTCCCATCCCTTCAAAGCCTGGTTCAGTTTGTTAACGATTTCCGGATGCGCCACTGCCTGGTTCTGCTGTTCGCCGAGATCGGTTTCCAGATTGAACAGTTCGCGGCGCTGATTGGTGACGCACAGTTTCCACTTCCCACTGCGCACCGCGCTGCGATTTCCCATCCGCCAGAACAGACTACGGTCGGCCAGCTTCTGTTTGCCCTGCCAGAGCGGTGCCAGATCGACGCCGTCAGTCTGGTAATCCACATCGGGAATCCCTGCGATGCTGGCGAAGGTCGGGAGCAGATCAATGGAATGCGCGGTCTGATCTGTGACGCCGGGACGAATGGTGCCCGGCCAGGACATCAGACAGGGCACGCGATGCCCGCCTTCGTACAACGTCCCCTTTTGACCGCGGAGGGGGCCATTGCTGGAGATGTGCTGAAACTGTTTTCCATAGTTGAGATAGCCGCCATTATCCGAAGAGAAAATGACGAGCGTGTTCTTTTCCAGTTGCAGGCGCTGGAGCGCGGCCATAATTTGTCCCACACTCTGGTCCAGCGATTCAATCATCGCCCGCGTATGCGGACTGACATTTCCCGGCTCGGGAATGATGCCCCATTTGTCCGCATGGTATGACTGTCCCGCTTGCCGATGAGGCGGATCGTTCGGTCCCTGCCAGGGAAAGTGTATCGCCAGATGAGGCACATAAAGAAAGAAGGGCCGCTCGCGATTGGCTTCGATAAACTCTACGCTATACCTGCTCAACAGGTCGGCGGTGTAACCTTTTTCCATCTGGATCGCATTGTTGTGCCACCAGTCCTCATTGCCCGAACGATCGACGTGCGTGTGATGATCGCCGTCTCCCGAGGCCAGACCTCGAAACACATCAAAACCCTGACTGGTGGGCAGCCAGGGGGGCTGGTAACCCAGATGCCACTTCCCGAAACAGGCTGTCGCGTAACCCCGCTGCTTCAGCAACTCGGCCATCGTCAGTGCCTGATGGGGGAGACCGATGTCGCGATCTGCTTTGCCTGAGAGGGCGCCTTCAAACTCGGTACCAAATCGCTGTTGATACTGCCCCGTCAACATCGCGGCCCGGGTCGGCGTGCACATGGCGCCGGCAGAATGGAAGTCCGTAAATTTCAAGCCACCCGCGGCCAGGCGATCGATGTGAGGCGTCTGGACCTGTTTGTTTCCATAACAGGCCAGGTCACCGTAGCCGAGATCATCGGCCAGGATCAACACAATATTCGGCGGTTGTTGCTCGGCAGCCTGAGAAACCAGGCCAGTCAACACATAACATACCGCGATCAGCAGAAACATAAGAGGAGAGCGCATGACGTCTTAGATTCCAACGAAACAGCAGGGAGTGAATTCAATATCCGTGCTCTTCACTATAGCGGCAGTCCCTCATCAATCACAACTTAAAACCGTGACAGAGAGGCAGGGCTGCATCTGACATGGTTTACTGCCACTCTCAGGGTAGAATCGCAAACACGCGTGCCGGGAAGCCTGAGCCTCCTTTGGGTTTGGGAAACGTGACCACCGCCAGGGCTCCCGATTCGGGCAGTTGATCCAGGTTCGTTAACAGCTCAATCTGATAATGATTCTGGCTCAGAATGTAGGTCTCCAGGGAATAGTCGTCCTGCGATGTGGCAACACCCGGATCCGTGTCGGTGGTTTCATGCCCCGAAGCGGTGATGCCACGCTCTTCGTAGAGGTACTGCAACACCTCCCGGCTCCAACCCGGATAGTGGGCGATGCCGGCCTGGTCTCTGTTGTGCATGGCAGCATCATCGGGCCAGCGTTTTGACCAGTCGGTCCGCATCACGGCAAATGCGTTTGGGGGGAACCGGTCCATACTTCGCCTCCCACTGGCGGATATCGTCCATCGTAATCGTGTAATCGGGATTCTGTTCTACCGCGGCATGCACGTCAAATAACACCAGCGGCATGATCATTTCTTTGACATCGATCTGATCCAGCGTGCGGCCCCCTTTGACAAAGTGCGCGGGAGGATCGGCGTGCGTCCCCCACTGACCAACGTGACAATACAGCTGCGCGAAGAATCCGCTGCCCAGCGTGTCGGGCTGTTTGTCATACCAGTAGATGGTCTTCACCGTTTCATTGGGAAAGCCGGGCCAGTGTGGAATCCCCGGCTCAAAAGCATGCGTCAGATCGACGAACTTCTTCTGCTGCAGCACCTCATACGCCTGCGTCAGAGTGATCTCTGCCACCGCGTCCGCCTCTGGAGCGACAGCCTTCTCTCCGCAACCAGAGAGACACAGGGTCAGATAAAACAAGATCACCAGCGGATAGAGACAACCAGGGCAGGAGATTCTCATGAGATTGGTTCCCGTTTCAGATCAGAAGGGATTCGACTCCCCGATTGTCCGGAATGACCCCGCACCGCACAAGCACTTTTATCAAATCAAGTCACCCGGATGCTCAAACAGCCCTTTAGTGATTTAGACAGCATATCGGATTCTTCGGTACGGACTCCGATTCCCCTAAGGGGTTTCTTTCCAGCGATTAAAACCAGTACACTGAATAAAACTTGAATCCAGACTACCATTCATCTTTCTGGCTACAACAGGGGATCTCGCATGCTCATCAACCTGAATGTCTCCCGGTATTTCGCTGCCATCTGTTTCTTCATCTGCTGCCTGTTCCTTCTCTACTGCGAACAAACAGTCCAGGCAGCCGACCAGAGTGCCAACATTACGCGACTGTCCGAAATCCTACCTGATAAGCCATGGCTCGAACGACGTAAAGAGATCCAGCGACGCTGGCTGGAACTTCTGGGACCTTTTCCCGATAAAGTACTCCCGCTTGAAAGCAAGCTGGAAGAGGTAGAACAGAAAGATGGTCTGACTCGTTATCATGTCAGTTTTCAGACCGAAGCAGATGACCGGGTCACCGGCTGGCTGCTGGTTCCGGATGAGGCAAAGAATAAACCGACTCCCGCGATCATCTGTATTCACAGCACAACCTGGGGCTCGGGAAAAGATGCCACCATCGGGCTTTCGGGGCGCCGTCCCGTCGATCCGCCACGCGACCCGCAGGTGGGAGCCGCCTATGGATTGACTCTGGCCCAGCATGGCTTTGTCACACTGAGCATCGATCTGCTGACCGATGGCGAACGCATCGATCCCCGGCATCGAGTGATGGATACCCGACCGTTTTATCAAAAGCACCCGGAATGGTCGATCGTGGGCAAGAATACATGGGATATTATGCGCAGCGTCGATTTTCTGCAAACGCTGGACTTTGTCGACCACGGCCAGATCGGTTGTACGGGCTGGTCGCTGGGAGGACACACGGCCCTCTTTGCGGCGGCCTTTGACGAGCGGATCACTGCCACCGTCAGTAACGGCGGTGTTCTGGACTGGTGGCGACAGACGGCGGCGTGGTCCCGCAAACCATCCAGTTGGACTCCCTGGCGCAAGGGCATCGATGCGCCTACCAGCAGTAAAAAACTGGAACGCCGATTTGGTTTCAAAACCAATAGTGGCCCTTATGTCTATATCAAAAGTTTTCGCCCGTATATCGACGATCCCACCAGGCAGATTCCGATCGACTTTGACAGCCTGATGGCCCTGGTCGCGCCGCGTCCCCTGCTGATCATCTCGACGGAACACGAATTCTATCGGCACCGGTTCTTCCCCAAAGCACAACAGACACTGGAAATCTACGCCAACTGGAAAGATGCAGACGGTCTGCCCAGCGTCCTCAAAGCCAGACAGGAGCGACGGGGCTATGCAGAGACACTCGAATACTATGGAACGCAACACCTGATGAAGCCGGAAAAAATTGAGCGGCAGCTGGGAGAATTCGGAGCAGGGGACTGCTTCAGCTGGTTTTCATTTCCGGGTGGTCACAGCTTTCCGGGTGTTGCCCGCAGGATGACCTTCGCCTGGTTTGATCGCTGGCTGGGTCGGACCCTGTATTGAAACAGGGAGAGACAGATCAGGTTGGTGAAATGGTATCTCAATCCTTCGCAGGTCTTACTTTGTCCCACAATTCCAGCAGCAGAAAGTACGGAACTGCCATGATCATAGAGAACAACAGCAGCTGGATCATTTCTTTGACTTCGATCTGAATCATCTCTGGTCTCGGACTTTAGAAGTTATATTGCAGCCAGCTGAAAATAAATTTGCTCTCCGTTGATTTTCCTGCAATGATGCGCTCTCTACAAGTATTTATTGCTCCCGGAAGCAGTACCGACTTCAGGAAAGAAAAGTGAAAGGTAATCTGATGAGTTGCAGAACCAGCCTGGGTAACTTTTGTTTGCTGACAGCATTTGCTTTCTCCCTGTCATGCGGAGCTCGTTTGTTCGCTCAATCAGAGCCGACCGCGCCTGTGGTGATCGAATTGAATGACGAGTACTTTGATCCGGAAACGGGGATCCTGAAAGTCCATGTGACTCTGCAAAATCAACAGAACATTCCCATCTATCTGGTGGCAAACCAGTGGACTTTTCTCAAAGGAGCCCCCGGCAGTAATACTCATCATTTGACGGTGCAGAGACAGAAAGACCTGCTCATTTTCGATTTATCACACCTGCCAGTCACCGAACGTTTCTGGAATGCCATCCACGAGGTCGGCCTGATCTTGATGGTATTACAGTCAAACCATCAAGATCAGGCCGCACAGAAGCCATCATTTTGTGCTGGCATTTCAACTTCCGCTCCAGCTGAGTTGGGAATTATCCGATGTCGACATAGTCAACGTGCCTGAGCATCCTGTGAAAGTGCAATTCCGATTTGGCTGGGCGCGGGAAGACATGGAGGATTTTGTTCAAAGAGAACTATTGCCGAAAACATCCCCTGCTAAAATTGAGTCGCCCAAGTTCACGGCCAGACAGGCGCATCAACAAAACCAGAAACGGCTGAAGCTTGAGGAAAAACGAATTTTGACAGAGTGGCAGCACACCGTATTGAGTGATCCAATGACGGTCGACTTGACTCCTGCAAACGACTGAATGGGCAAACGCGCTTCCCGATTCCGCAGAAGGCTCCCTGATGACGAACTCACCACTTCGCAAGAAAATCGGTTACACAGTGCTGATTCTCCTGGTTCTGGTTGTGGCATTTGATCAGTTCCTGCGCTATTGTCAGAGTCGCCTTGAACCTTATAACGGCGATCCCCCGCTCAAAAACACGATGAAAATGTTGGGGCTGGCATTCCATAATTTTCAAGAGCAACATGGTTCACTGCCAGGCAACATCAGGGACGCATCGACGGGCCAGAACCTGCTCAGTTGGCGAGTGCTTCTGCCTGAAGAAGTGGGCGAGACGCTGCCTGGTTATCAAAATTCCGAACCGTGGGACGCCCCCGACAATCGCGAGCTGACGGGCTTTCTTCCCGATCTGTATCAACATGCGGGCAATGGCTGGCCGGTCACTCTGAGTGACCAGCGTGTGGCAGGCCTGACGAGTGCCTTGGGGGTGAAAAATCCAAGCGGCAATTGGAACGGCACAGACCCGGACAGCGAGCCGGTGCTTTATATTAACAACAAAGCGGTCCTTTGCATCGGCGTCGCTGCAGCGGAACGCGTCCCCTGGACAAAACCCGTCGATTATTCGATCTCCGAGGTAATCGAACAGCTGCAGCAGGACCAGGGCAGTACCTCACCCACGATCCTATTCGCCCTCTTCGCAGACGGCTACGTCATCCCGCCCCCGTTCACCTGGAAGCTGAACGAGCCTGAATAATCATAGGCAACATGCTGAAAGTGACATTTCATTTCCGGACAGGTCTCAGTTTGTCCCATAATTCCAGCAGTAGAAAGTATGGGACTGCGATGATCATGGAGAACAACAGCAACAGCAGCATGACCGGTGCGAGCAAAAGACTCAGGCAGATACTAAGTGTCTCCATCAGCTTTCCCGGGGGTTGATAGACCCTTGTGTCATCCAGCTCACGCTCGTACTGAATTGCTTCCTCGTAGAGAAAGACGACGTACTCAATGTACTCCTGCAGGCTGTCAGCATCGGGCAGGGGGTTCCCTGCTGCATCCTCCGGGTACTCACCAGGATGTGGGCCGCCCATATAGACGGGAACAGCAGAGGACTGAGTGTCGATCGCGTACACGTCTCCATTCCCATTTTCGCCAATGACAAAATAGTGGGGTGGAAAAAACATGCGCACGTACTCCGCCTGGTCTACATTCATCCGGACCAGCGATTCCTGGTTATGAGTAAGCAGCTCCAGTTCTTCGACGCCGAGTGTCGCCGCCAGTTCCTTTAACCGTTGCGGATAATTTAGCAACAGCTCCCGATAAGTGGTCGGCAATATACAGCCGGTCTCGGTTTCCAGTTCCTGGATTTCGGTTTCGGTCATGCGGTGAGCTCGAAGAACGTAATGCGATTTCGCATGTCTCAGGTAAAGAAAACCAGTGGCATGCACGTGAGGGAGCGGGTATAAACAATTTGCTGCTCCGCCTATTCTAACATTCACTCCAGCGGGATCGAAATTATCGGCATGGATATTTCTTTGGGTGACATTTTATTTCGCACAATGAATCCGCCGACTATGGAGGCGCAGATTTTTGCTTTTGAATGATGGCTTTCGAAATACGACCAGCGAATTTCGCTGAGGTTCCCGTCAAAGTGATTGAAGGCAATGCTCACCTTGAGGTTACGAGCCCCCCTGATACGTTACAATGAAGTACTCAAGGTCTGCAGACAGGAACACTGAGATGTCAACAGAGACTCCCCCCGTCAAACCCAGCCGTCTTCGCCAGCTCTCAGGCGTGGTGAGCCTGGGTGTTCTGTTTGCCCTCTCATACTGGGTGATGGGCTACATCATGGTGTCGCCTTACAACGCCCATGACTACCTGCTACGAATCGTCTTTTCAGCACTTCCGCTGGGAGTGCCGGTCCTGCTCTATCAATGGGTTACCATCCGCCGCGCCGAACCGGCGGTCATGCTCTGGGGCGCTTACGCGGGAGTCTGGCTGCTGTTACTCTTACAGGGACAGTACGGGAGCAATTATGTCACCGTTCTACTTTTGTTGTTATTTGTCGGCTGTTCTTTCGTGGTCTTTCTCGTTGCGACATTTCTGTTGAGCGCAGACATCCGGGACCGCCGCTTCCAGGGTACCACGCTGCTGGCGAACCTGGTAATCCTGTTCGCCAGCGGACAGGTCCTGGTAGAGATTGTGTTTAACCCCATCGTGATCTGAAGAACTCAAAGCGACTGCCACAACAGTCGGCTGCTCATCCGCATTCCGCTCGGCTACACACTCACACAGCTCCGCATCTGTACTTTTTCACACAACCTACTCTTTTGCAATTAATTTGTATTTAATATTGACTTTCACAATTGTTTTGCAACAATATTTCTATTGTCTAAATGAGACGCTCTGTTTTAACTGATCACCCTTTGCCCCTGGAGTCCTGACGATGTACAGAGAGAACTCCACCCGCCAAACAACACTTACCCGCCACGGATTTACTTTAATCGAACTACTGGTCGTGATTGCGATCATCGCGATCCTGATTGCCCTGCTTCTGCCTGCAGTCCAACAGGCACGGGAAGCCGCTCGACGTAGCCAGTGCAAAAACAACCTGAAGCAGATCGGAATTGCGCTGCACAACTATCATGATGTGCATTCGGTCTTTCCTCCTGGATGGGTCGGCGTTGTGAGTCGTCAGCCGAACGTCGGAGGCGAGAGTGGCTTTTCCTGGGGCACGATGATTCTTCCCTACATCGATCAGGCAAATCTCTACAATCAGTTCAATTTCAGTCTGGCTATGGACGTCGCCCCCAATCGAGCTTTGCTCAGCCAGCGATTGACCGTTTTCCAGTGCCCCAGCGATCCCAAACCTGATACCTTCATGGCGGAAGACCGCAACGCCGCACAGGTTCAGATGGCAACCGCCAACTATGCAGCTGTGTTCGGTTCGGTCGAACTGGATGACTGTTACACGGTCTCGCCGGGAACGCCTCCGCTATCCGCGCAGGGACAATGTGTGAGTAACGGCATTTTCTATCACAACAGCAAAGTCCGCATGCGGGACATTACCGACGGTACGAGTAACACACTGATGGTGGGGGAGCGAACCACCTACAACGATCCCGTAGAGGGTCCCTGGTACGGCACCTGGTCTGGAGCACTCCCGCTGACAGACGATGCCCCGGCCCGCGTGATCGGTCACGCAGAGCACCTGCCCAATGGTGGTGACGATCCCGAAGACTTTGGCAGCTTCCATGTCGGCGGTGCCCACTTTATCCTGGGAGATGGACACGTCAGATTTCTGAGCGAAAATATGAATCAGGAAATCTTCGAAGCCCTGGGGACACGGGCAGGAGGCGAAGTCATCGGCGAGTTCTGATCACTTCTGTGGCTGGTGGGGCGCCTTGCATGAAATAGTCCCGCCAGCACATCTGGAACTCTGATTCTACAGTTCTACCGTCAGCGCCCGACGTACGTCATCACCCAGAACCGGACGGTCAAAGTCATCCTTGTAGATGTATGCTGTCGCCAGCATCAGCCACCCGAGCATATAGGGCATTCCGCCTCCACAGCTCATCCCGCCACCATCGCCGCCTCTGCGGAAGCCAGGCTCGTGAATCGCTTCCCACTGCCAGGGATTATTCGCGATGGTGAGACCAAAGGCATTGGGTCCGCTTTGCAGCCAGCCCCGGTCTTCTGAAGGGCTCCAGTCCATCGGGGCATCCTCTCCCCAGCGATAGAGAGTTCTCACGCCCGCGCCGCAGGCATATTCCCATTCATCCGAGGTCGGCAATCTGAAGCCCTGGGATGCCAGTTGGGCGCGCGCTCTGGCATGATGTGGAAATGGTGCAGACTCATCAACAGCAGCGCCTTTGAGCTTCTGATCTACCAGTCGTTTTATTTTTGTTTCCAGCAGAAACGCATCCAGGGAAACGTCGCGAGGCGGCGTCATGATTTCTTCGAGATAGTCATCGAACGACATCGGCGTCTCGAATTCTTCCAGTGCTATTTCCCACAGTTCTACCTGTTCCGAAGTGAGCGGAAAGGGGCGTTCCCACTCATAGCCGAGCTGAACCGTGTCTCCCGGAATGAGTACGAATTCGGAGTTGTCATAATTGAAAACCGCCAGCGAATTTTCCTGACCCTGGTATTGAAAGGTTCTGATGCCCGAAAAAGCAAAGGGAACAGGCAGTGATCTGCGCACCTCGAGAGCCAGATCAACCCGCTCTGAGTTGGTGAGTCTGTTCCATGTTTCGCGATGAATGGTCATGAAGTTCCGCCGTTGCTCACCGTGTCTGCATTCTGATTTTCACCTGTCCGTCGACGAAGCGGGTATTCCAGAAACAGACCGACTACAGCCAGGCACAGAAGTAACGGATAGGTCCAGCCCAGGTGCACACCGAGCAGGATCCGAAAGAAAGAAAGTCCATCGACATACAGATACGAACAATATAATACCGCAGCGAAGATCAGAAAGGAAAACCAGACCACGGACTGCCTGATTTTACCGGGAGAGCAGCAGATCAGCCCCAAAGCAATCAGGGCGGCACACAGATTCGAAAACGCAAAGATCCGCAGGTCGGCAATCAGTGCCGCCAGCGTCTGATCGTAATACGTCCGGATCCTCTCCTTGGTCTCGCTGACTTTTCGGAGCAGGGGATTCAATCGCTGCGGAGCCGGTGGCAGTTTTTTCTGACGCGTCAGATTGGCAATATAAGCAGCAGGATCGTTGCGGTATTCCTGGATCTGCTGATTGATGGCGGCTTCCTGATCGTCGTTCAACAGTTTTTTGATCAGCGGCGAACGCATGCCCTCTTCCACCGCATCAACCAGAGGCAGGGAGTAGGCAATCGTCTTTTCCGTCACGAACTGACGCGCCAGCCCCTCCAGGTGCTGCTGCCCCACAAAAGTGTAGATCAGGAACCCCACAAAGAACACCGCCACGAAGACATTGAGACCCAGTGTGAGCTGTCGCATGAGGTTGCCTGCCTCTTTGGTTTCTTTGAGCGCTACCATTCTGATTATTGCGGCGGAGCGTTGTCCGGCACCAGTTCCAGGTTGATAATCCGTTCGCGGGGAATCAGCAGTGGTGCATCCAGGCTGTCAATTCGTTTGAATTCCACCCAGTCCTCGAACACGACCACCCGTCCGATCGGTTTAAGCGGTTTTGATGGATCCCGTTTCCTGGCACTAGAAAACCCTGTGACATTATCCAGGCCTTTCTGCCACTGAATCGAGCTGACGCCACCCCGATAAATGACCGTATGTTCTGACGACGCTCGATCAGAATAGTACGCAGCTCCTGCACCGACCAGCAAAATCATCAAGCCAGCCAGAACGGATAGATACTCCAGTTTTTTAATCATGGCAGCGCTCCTTTCAATACGGAATCGTTAGCTTTCTCAGACCGGGTTAGCAGCGACAACATTAACGAATTACTCGCCGTGATATCCTTGCCACATCCAGAGCAGGGTGTCGGCCAGCGTCTGTTCGAAGACCTTGCGGTCGCAGTGCCGGGTCCCCTTGCTGAAGACGTAGCGATAATCGTAACCCTTGGCCTTGAGGGCCTCAGCCGTCCGTTCGTTGGCCATCACCCAGTTGTGGTACGTCTCTTCCGGATCGTCGGCCCGGTTGTCGTTTTCCGCCACGTGGGTGAAGATCCGTAGCGGCTTGGGGTCGCTGTTATCAATCAGCTTCATGCTCGAATGATATTCCCACGCACCCAGGGGATACTCTGCTTCCTGGGGTGCGTCGTCGTCCTGCTGATCGACGAAGGTACCGGAATAGGTAATCAGGCGGCGGAACAGATCGGGTCGGAACCAGCCCATCGTCAACGCAGCCGCACCGCCGGAACTGCAGCCCATCGTGGCCTTCCCCCAGGGATTATTGGTGAACGCGATGTGCGGATACGCGGCGCGGATCTGTTTGTTATTCAGCACGGCCGACAGGACTTCGTCATTGATAAACCGGGCGTAACGATCGGACATCGTATCGTACTCCAGGCCGCGTTCGCTCCCTTTACCGTCGTTACCGCCATTCTGGACTGCAATCACAATAAACGCCGGCAGCCGCTGTGCTGGATCTTTCGATATCGTCAGATTGTCCAGGGCATTACAGACCAGGTCCATCCGGCTCGGTCCGTCCTGCATGACCAGAATCGGCGCCTTGGTTCCATCTTTATAGGCTGCGGGAACATAGACAAAGATCTTGCGGGTTTTTCGCACCTCTTTTTTCGGGTCGAGCGTCTCGTCGGTGCCGGGAAAAATTTTACTCTCCGCCAAAGGCATCTTAAACTCGAAGCGCTTCCCCTTGGGATTACCCTTATCAGTGAGTCGGGGATCGATCTTGTAGTTGGGCCCGACAACATAGCTGCCGTTCCCTTTCGTACCCGGCTGCTCAGTATATTTTTCAGCTGCAGCCAAAAATGAAGTCGTCAGCCCACTGACAACAAAGGCGAAAGCAAAACAGATGAGACGCGCGGACAGCCTGGATTGATTGAGCATTATTGATTCCAAGGTTTACAGGGGGAATAGTTTAAATTGAAAGCGATGACTCAAACATGAGCCTACTCGATCTATTGCTGACTTTCAATTTTCGCGCTGGAAATGGCAGGCAGGCCCCTGAAACGTGTATCATTGAAAAGGAATTACGGATGAGGAATCTGACTGACATGTACTATCGAATTTTAACTGCACCGCCGGGATATCCTCCCGATCAGAATTTCATGCTCGTTCAATATCGAAGTCTCGAATATGCTTCCAATTGCGGGGGTGTCAAGAACAGAAACGGCACAGAGTTTTTTGAGACCATCGAGGAAGCGCGACAATATTTACCATTGACTGCCAGGAAGCTGCCTTTCGAACCCGAACACCAGTTCCTGGAACTCTGGGAGGGATGAACGATCATGGGCTTCTTTAGCAGGTTACGCAAATGGTTTCAGCCTGAAGAGTATCACGACCCAGACTTAGGTCGACTGATATCAGTCGGCAGCGGGGACTGGAACGGCTCATGGACGCTGGAACCAGGCGGAAAAGTGGTTCCTTTTTCGATCACAGTCCGACCTGAATCCATTCCCGGCGATCAGCGCACTTTCATGCTGCAAGTAAAAGACCGCTTCATCGAAATCGAACAGGAACTGGCGCGAACCATGTTCCGGGGGATTGATCCCCGCAACGATGGTTCCACCCCCGAGGAAGTCTTCTCCCACATGCAACTCGATACGATCTATTTTGTCCACCTGGAACGATC
This window harbors:
- a CDS encoding alpha/beta hydrolase yields the protein MLNQSRLSARLICFAFAFVVSGLTTSFLAAAEKYTEQPGTKGNGSYVVGPNYKIDPRLTDKGNPKGKRFEFKMPLAESKIFPGTDETLDPKKEVRKTRKIFVYVPAAYKDGTKAPILVMQDGPSRMDLVCNALDNLTISKDPAQRLPAFIVIAVQNGGNDGKGSERGLEYDTMSDRYARFINDEVLSAVLNNKQIRAAYPHIAFTNNPWGKATMGCSSGGAAALTMGWFRPDLFRRLITYSGTFVDQQDDDAPQEAEYPLGAWEYHSSMKLIDNSDPKPLRIFTHVAENDNRADDPEETYHNWVMANERTAEALKAKGYDYRYVFSKGTRHCDRKVFEQTLADTLLWMWQGYHGE
- a CDS encoding SUMF1/EgtB/PvdO family nonheme iron enzyme, coding for MTIHRETWNRLTNSERVDLALEVRRSLPVPFAFSGIRTFQYQGQENSLAVFNYDNSEFVLIPGDTVQLGYEWERPFPLTSEQVELWEIALEEFETPMSFDDYLEEIMTPPRDVSLDAFLLETKIKRLVDQKLKGAAVDESAPFPHHARARAQLASQGFRLPTSDEWEYACGAGVRTLYRWGEDAPMDWSPSEDRGWLQSGPNAFGLTIANNPWQWEAIHEPGFRRGGDGGGMSCGGGMPYMLGWLMLATAYIYKDDFDRPVLGDDVRRALTVEL